Proteins encoded together in one Pseudorca crassidens isolate mPseCra1 chromosome 17, mPseCra1.hap1, whole genome shotgun sequence window:
- the RRM2B gene encoding ribonucleoside-diphosphate reductase subunit M2 B isoform X1: MGDAERPEASRPQQEEKLSSDTNENEAKSNEEPLLRKSSRRFVIFPIQYPDIWKMYKQAQASFWTAEEVDLSKDLPHWNKLKSEEKYFISHILAFFAASDGIVNENLVERFSQEVQVPEARCFYGFQILIENVHSEMYSLLIDTYIRDPKKREFLFNAIETMPYVKKKADWALRWIADRKSTFGERVVAFAAVEGIFFSGSFAAIFWLKKRGLMPGLTFSNELISRDEGLHCDFACLMFQYLVNKPSEERVREIIVNAVEIEQEFLTEALPVGLIGMNCVLMKQYIEFVADRLLSELGFSKVFQAENPFDFMENISLEGKTNFFEKRVSEYQRFAVMAETTDNVFTLDADF, from the exons aagttaTCTTCAGATACCAACGAAAATGAAGCAAAGTCAAATGAAGAGCCACTCCTAAGAAAAAGTTCTCGCCGATTTGTCATCTTTCCAATCCAGTACCCTGACATTTGGAAAATGTATAAACAGGCACAGGCCTCCTTCTGGACAGCAGAAGAG gTTGATTTATCAAAGGATCTCCCTCACTGGAACAAGCTTAAATCAGAAGAGAAGTATTTTATCTCTCACATCTTAGCCTTTTTTGCAGCCAGTGACGGAATTGTGAATGAAAATTTG GTGGAGCGCTTTAGTCAGGAGGTGCAGGTTCCAGAGGCTCGCTGTTTCTATGGCTTTCAAATTCTCATCGAAAATGTTCACTCAGAGATGTACAGTTTGCTAATAGACACTTACATCAGAGATCCTAAGAAAAG ggaatttttatttaatgcaATTGAAACAATGCCTTATGTTAAGAAAAAAGCAGATTGGGCCTTGCGATGGATAGCAGATAGAAAATCTACTTTTG GGGAAAGGGTGGTGGCCTTTGCTGCTGTAGAAGGAATTTTCTTCTCGGGATCTTTTGCTGCTATATTCTGGCTAAAGAAAAGAGGACTTATGCCTGGACTTACTTTTTCCAATGAACTCATCAGCAGAGATGAA gGGCTTCACTGTGACTTTGCTTGCCTGATGTTTCAATACTTAGTAAATAAGCCTTCAGAAGAAAGGGTTAGGGAGATCATTGTTAATGCTGTTGAAATTGAGCAG GAGTTTTTAACAGAAGCCTTGCCAGTTGGCCTCATCGGAATGAATTGTGTTTTGATGAAACAGTATATTGAATTTGTAGCTGACAGATTGCTTTCAGAACTTGGATTCTCAAAG gtttTTCAAGCAGAAAATCCCTTTGATTTTATGGAGAACATTTCTTTAGAGGGGAAAACAAATTTCTTTGAGAAACGAGTTTCAGAGTATCAACGTTTTGCAGTTATGGCGGAAACTACAGATAATGTCTTCACCTTAGATGCAGATTTTTAA
- the RRM2B gene encoding ribonucleoside-diphosphate reductase subunit M2 B isoform X2, which translates to MYKQAQASFWTAEEVDLSKDLPHWNKLKSEEKYFISHILAFFAASDGIVNENLVERFSQEVQVPEARCFYGFQILIENVHSEMYSLLIDTYIRDPKKREFLFNAIETMPYVKKKADWALRWIADRKSTFGERVVAFAAVEGIFFSGSFAAIFWLKKRGLMPGLTFSNELISRDEGLHCDFACLMFQYLVNKPSEERVREIIVNAVEIEQEFLTEALPVGLIGMNCVLMKQYIEFVADRLLSELGFSKVFQAENPFDFMENISLEGKTNFFEKRVSEYQRFAVMAETTDNVFTLDADF; encoded by the exons ATGTATAAACAGGCACAGGCCTCCTTCTGGACAGCAGAAGAG gTTGATTTATCAAAGGATCTCCCTCACTGGAACAAGCTTAAATCAGAAGAGAAGTATTTTATCTCTCACATCTTAGCCTTTTTTGCAGCCAGTGACGGAATTGTGAATGAAAATTTG GTGGAGCGCTTTAGTCAGGAGGTGCAGGTTCCAGAGGCTCGCTGTTTCTATGGCTTTCAAATTCTCATCGAAAATGTTCACTCAGAGATGTACAGTTTGCTAATAGACACTTACATCAGAGATCCTAAGAAAAG ggaatttttatttaatgcaATTGAAACAATGCCTTATGTTAAGAAAAAAGCAGATTGGGCCTTGCGATGGATAGCAGATAGAAAATCTACTTTTG GGGAAAGGGTGGTGGCCTTTGCTGCTGTAGAAGGAATTTTCTTCTCGGGATCTTTTGCTGCTATATTCTGGCTAAAGAAAAGAGGACTTATGCCTGGACTTACTTTTTCCAATGAACTCATCAGCAGAGATGAA gGGCTTCACTGTGACTTTGCTTGCCTGATGTTTCAATACTTAGTAAATAAGCCTTCAGAAGAAAGGGTTAGGGAGATCATTGTTAATGCTGTTGAAATTGAGCAG GAGTTTTTAACAGAAGCCTTGCCAGTTGGCCTCATCGGAATGAATTGTGTTTTGATGAAACAGTATATTGAATTTGTAGCTGACAGATTGCTTTCAGAACTTGGATTCTCAAAG gtttTTCAAGCAGAAAATCCCTTTGATTTTATGGAGAACATTTCTTTAGAGGGGAAAACAAATTTCTTTGAGAAACGAGTTTCAGAGTATCAACGTTTTGCAGTTATGGCGGAAACTACAGATAATGTCTTCACCTTAGATGCAGATTTTTAA